CAAGGACATCAGAGATTTTGGCTGATTGGTCGCGAATCAAACCAACCATAACGCCGTTGTAGCCAAGAGATTCGGCGGCTAAGAGGGCATTTTGTCCTGCCAAAGCGGCGTCAACGGATGAAATCAAGAGGCTTTCAACGCCTTGAGGTTGAAAATTGCCGTCGTGCATTTTGACCGCTTTTTCGGCGCGGTTGAGGTCGCCTACAAAGACGAGGTAGGCGGCACAGTTTTTGATTGATTTCTGTGGTTGATAGGCGTAAATCGCATCTTTTTGGGCTTGGGATTGGACGACAACGACAGAGTAAGATTGGAAATTTTTCCATGTTGAAGCCATTTGTCCTGCTTTTAAGATGGTTTCGAGGTCTTCGCTTGGGATGATTTCTTCTGTAAAGTTGCGGACTGATGTGTGTTGCATCATTAAATCAATGGTTTGGTTTGTTTCAGTCATGACGACGGTTTTCTCCTTTGAGTCGCATTTCTTTTGCTAAATATTTGATACGCTCCATAACGCGCTTGGCGGGCCAGATTTCTTCGGCTTTTTTGGTTTCTGCCAAATGTTGCTCAAGTTCGCTCATTTTTAGGTTGGAGGTGAAAAATGTGGGGAGGTTTTCTTGCATTCGGTGCTGCAGGATGACTTGCAAGATA
The DNA window shown above is from Lactococcus sp. S-13 and carries:
- a CDS encoding NADPH-dependent oxidoreductase, yielding MTETNQTIDLMMQHTSVRNFTEEIIPSEDLETILKAGQMASTWKNFQSYSVVVVQSQAQKDAIYAYQPQKSIKNCAAYLVFVGDLNRAEKAVKMHDGNFQPQGVESLLISSVDAALAGQNALLAAESLGYNGVMVGLIRDQSAKISDVLGLPDYTYPIFGIALGKAARLNTVKPRFPLENIAFPEKYIEQTTETIEKFDQVQDEYAGARRLNKWSERVVAQWGVPEIPSSTENLKAKKLL